In Spirobacillus cienkowskii, a genomic segment contains:
- a CDS encoding ribonucleotide-diphosphate reductase subunit beta, translating into MLINEVRPQLMPFQYPWAWEEFKNLCKNHWLPQEISMSSDIAQWKNQGYLTDDERHLIKKILSFFANTDVLVGDNIIMAIYKHITNPECRQYLTAQAFQESIHSWSYSHIVESLSMDQQEVFGEFKKVGIIKDKHDFQAQFFEGILSENFTTKIQQGRAQFLKNLCAYYLGMEGMQFYSAFVLLLNFKRRNLLVGTAEQLEYIVRDESLHCRFGTKLINQYIEENPDIWTEQLKHEVSQNIEHVVELEDAFVADALPRDILGLSKQQFSKYIRYIADRRIESIGLDPIYGEEETPFPWMNEIMDLPKEKNFFETRVTEYQTGFGLEW; encoded by the coding sequence ATGTTGATAAATGAAGTAAGACCGCAGTTGATGCCATTTCAATATCCTTGGGCATGGGAAGAGTTTAAGAATCTTTGTAAAAATCATTGGCTACCGCAAGAAATTTCGATGTCATCAGATATTGCGCAATGGAAAAATCAAGGCTATTTAACTGATGATGAACGTCATTTAATTAAAAAGATTTTAAGTTTTTTTGCAAATACTGATGTGTTGGTTGGTGATAATATCATTATGGCTATTTATAAGCACATCACAAATCCTGAGTGCCGTCAGTATCTAACAGCTCAAGCTTTTCAAGAAAGCATTCATTCTTGGAGTTATTCTCATATTGTTGAATCGCTTTCTATGGATCAGCAAGAAGTTTTTGGAGAATTTAAAAAAGTTGGTATTATAAAAGATAAGCATGATTTTCAAGCTCAATTTTTTGAAGGAATTTTAAGTGAAAATTTTACTACCAAAATACAGCAAGGTCGCGCGCAATTTTTAAAAAATCTTTGTGCTTATTATTTAGGTATGGAGGGGATGCAATTTTATAGTGCGTTTGTTTTGTTACTTAATTTTAAACGCCGTAATCTTTTAGTTGGTACAGCCGAACAGCTTGAGTATATTGTGCGAGATGAAAGTTTGCATTGTCGTTTTGGTACAAAACTTATAAATCAATATATTGAAGAAAACCCTGACATTTGGACAGAACAGTTAAAGCACGAAGTGTCACAAAATATAGAGCATGTTGTTGAGCTTGAAGACGCTTTTGTTGCGGATGCGTTGCCACGAGATATTTTAGGACTTTCAAAGCAACAGTTTTCTAAATACATTCGCTATATCGCAGATAGACGTATTGAAAGCATTGGCTTAGATCCCATTTATGGCGAAGAAGAAACTCCATTTCCATGGATGAATGAAATTATGGATCTGCCAAAAGAGAAAAACTTTTTTGAAACCCGTGTGACGGAATATCAAACAGGTTTTGGATTAGAATGGTAA
- the fusA gene encoding elongation factor G, protein MTIKDLSRVRNIGISAHIDSGKTTLSERILFYTGKIHKIEEVKGKSGVGATMDSMDLEREKGITIQSAATFCQWKDNWINLIDTPGHVDFTVEVERSLRVLDGAILVLCSVAGVQSQSITVDRQMRRYRVPRIAFVNKMDRAGANPYRVCQQLREKLNHNAWMAQMAIGAEDRFQGVVDLLTMKAFYFDGSNGENVREEEIPIDMIEEAKTRRSDLIGALADFDDGLAEKFLSDEYVTAEEAAKVMRKAVISLQFTPVFCGSAFKNKGVQILLDAVQSYLPAPNEVMNEALDQSQNEAPVQLKSDPALPLVMLAFKLDETRYGQLTFMRIYQGTVKKGDMVINMSSEKRVKVPRIVRLHADEMEDIEEASAGDIVALFGVDCASGDTFTDGKSNVTMASMYVPNAVISLAIAPKDKAGQTNFSKALNKFTKEDPTFRVSRDEESGETIIAGMGELHLEIYVERMKREFNCETIVGKPQVNFREALTQRTEINYTHKKQSGGSGQFARIIGYMEPLVDAGDKVYEFHDETVGGSIPRQFIPACEKGFVEQIKTGLLIGAQVVGVKIIVNDGLHHPVDSNEMAFKTCAMTGFRESYLSAKPVILEPIMKVGIEGPEEFQGTMMGLINQRRGVIMGSSGNGGYCQIEAEVPLTEMFGFSTDLRSGTQGKGEFSMEFSKYAAVPRNVQEDMVAKYKAKRAAENK, encoded by the coding sequence ATGACAATTAAAGACCTCTCCCGTGTAAGAAATATTGGTATTTCTGCCCATATCGACTCCGGAAAGACAACTCTTTCCGAACGTATTCTTTTTTATACTGGGAAAATCCATAAAATTGAAGAAGTTAAGGGAAAGTCTGGTGTTGGCGCAACAATGGACAGCATGGATCTTGAGCGTGAAAAAGGGATTACGATTCAATCGGCTGCCACATTTTGCCAATGGAAAGATAACTGGATCAACCTTATTGATACCCCAGGCCATGTGGACTTCACAGTTGAAGTGGAGCGTTCCTTACGCGTGTTAGATGGTGCAATTCTTGTTTTGTGCTCGGTTGCTGGAGTGCAGTCTCAGTCAATTACTGTTGACCGCCAAATGCGTCGTTATCGTGTGCCTCGTATTGCATTTGTTAATAAAATGGATCGGGCAGGTGCAAACCCATACCGCGTTTGTCAACAACTGCGTGAAAAACTTAATCATAATGCTTGGATGGCTCAAATGGCAATTGGTGCTGAAGACCGTTTCCAAGGTGTGGTTGATCTTTTAACCATGAAAGCTTTTTATTTTGATGGCTCAAATGGTGAGAACGTTCGCGAAGAAGAAATTCCAATCGATATGATTGAAGAAGCAAAAACTCGCCGTAGCGACCTTATTGGTGCTCTTGCTGATTTTGATGATGGTTTGGCTGAAAAGTTTTTAAGTGATGAATACGTTACAGCAGAAGAAGCTGCTAAAGTGATGCGCAAAGCTGTTATTAGCTTGCAATTTACTCCTGTATTCTGTGGTTCTGCGTTTAAAAATAAGGGTGTGCAAATATTGCTTGATGCTGTGCAATCCTATCTTCCAGCTCCAAATGAAGTGATGAACGAAGCCCTTGATCAATCGCAAAATGAGGCGCCTGTACAACTTAAGTCAGATCCTGCATTACCGCTTGTTATGCTTGCCTTTAAACTTGATGAAACCCGTTACGGTCAGTTGACATTTATGCGTATTTATCAAGGAACAGTTAAAAAAGGCGACATGGTGATTAACATGTCAAGCGAAAAACGCGTTAAAGTGCCACGTATTGTAAGACTTCATGCTGACGAAATGGAAGACATTGAAGAAGCTTCAGCAGGAGATATTGTTGCATTATTTGGTGTTGATTGTGCTTCTGGTGACACGTTTACAGATGGCAAGTCTAACGTCACAATGGCTTCGATGTACGTTCCAAATGCCGTTATTTCTTTGGCAATTGCGCCTAAAGATAAAGCTGGGCAAACAAACTTCTCTAAAGCTTTGAATAAGTTTACTAAAGAAGATCCAACTTTCCGCGTTTCTCGCGATGAAGAATCTGGAGAAACAATTATTGCTGGTATGGGTGAGCTCCATCTTGAAATTTATGTAGAACGCATGAAACGTGAATTCAATTGCGAAACCATTGTTGGTAAACCTCAAGTGAACTTCCGCGAAGCATTAACTCAACGCACAGAAATCAATTACACGCATAAAAAACAATCTGGTGGTTCTGGGCAGTTTGCGCGTATTATTGGTTATATGGAGCCACTTGTTGATGCCGGTGATAAGGTTTATGAGTTTCATGATGAAACCGTTGGTGGTTCAATTCCTAGACAATTTATCCCTGCTTGTGAAAAAGGTTTTGTTGAGCAAATAAAAACCGGTCTTTTGATTGGCGCACAAGTGGTTGGTGTTAAAATTATTGTTAATGACGGTTTGCATCACCCAGTAGACTCAAACGAAATGGCTTTTAAAACATGTGCGATGACTGGTTTCCGTGAGTCCTATCTCAGTGCAAAACCCGTTATTCTTGAGCCAATTATGAAAGTTGGTATTGAAGGACCAGAAGAGTTTCAAGGAACAATGATGGGTCTTATCAATCAGCGCCGTGGTGTGATTATGGGATCATCTGGAAATGGTGGTTATTGCCAAATTGAAGCTGAAGTTCCTTTAACAGAAATGTTTGGCTTCTCTACGGATTTGCGTTCGGGAACTCAAGGTAAAGGTGAGTTTTCGATGGAATTTTCAAAATATGCTGCAGTTCCTCGCAACGTTCAAGAAGATATGGTTGCAAAATACAAAGCAAAAAGAGCTGCTGAAAATAAATAA
- the accC gene encoding acetyl-CoA carboxylase biotin carboxylase subunit: protein MKKILIANRGEIAVRIIRACRELGIKSVAIYSQADAHSLHAKLADQSICIGPAESKKSYLNIPAIIAAAEISGADAIHPGYGFLSENAYFAEVCKKCKFTFIGPTPEQMKQLGEKVAARQVARKAGLPFLPGSKTAIETIDEAIVTAKEIGFPVILKASGGGGGRGMKIIYKEADLEKAYLTCRKEAEAAFGNSEVYLEKYLENPRHVEIQIVADKFGNIVHLGERDCSVQRRHQKVIEEAPCNLLSENDRNKIGSYAVALAREVGYHGAGTVEFLMDDDRNVYFMEMNTRIQVEHPVTEQVTGIDLIKIQIMVARDQELPFTQKDIKIKGHAIECRINAEDPKSFAPWPGKITAYSSPGGLGVRVDGFVYHGYTVVPYYDSMLTKLIVTADNRELAIKKMECALQEFIVDGIRTNIPFHLEVLKHPEFVQGKHSTRFLERAGFIK from the coding sequence ATGAAAAAGATTCTTATTGCGAATAGAGGTGAAATTGCTGTTAGAATCATACGAGCATGTAGAGAACTTGGCATCAAAAGTGTTGCAATATATTCTCAAGCTGATGCTCATAGTTTGCATGCAAAATTAGCAGATCAAAGCATTTGTATTGGTCCTGCAGAAAGTAAAAAAAGCTATTTAAATATTCCAGCAATTATTGCAGCTGCAGAAATAAGTGGCGCTGATGCCATTCATCCGGGGTATGGTTTTTTATCAGAAAATGCGTATTTTGCAGAGGTCTGTAAAAAGTGTAAATTTACTTTTATAGGCCCAACACCAGAGCAAATGAAGCAACTCGGAGAGAAAGTTGCCGCACGTCAAGTTGCGCGAAAGGCTGGATTGCCATTTTTACCAGGTTCAAAAACAGCGATAGAAACGATAGATGAAGCAATTGTCACAGCAAAAGAAATTGGCTTTCCTGTTATTTTGAAAGCAAGCGGCGGCGGTGGTGGACGTGGAATGAAAATTATCTACAAAGAAGCCGACTTAGAAAAAGCGTATTTGACCTGTCGAAAAGAAGCAGAAGCGGCATTTGGAAATTCAGAAGTTTATTTAGAAAAATATTTAGAAAACCCTCGTCACGTAGAAATTCAAATTGTTGCAGATAAATTTGGCAATATTGTCCATTTAGGAGAGCGTGATTGTAGTGTGCAGCGCAGACATCAAAAAGTGATAGAAGAAGCTCCTTGCAATTTATTATCTGAAAATGATCGCAATAAAATTGGTTCCTACGCCGTAGCATTAGCTCGAGAAGTGGGTTATCACGGTGCAGGTACAGTTGAGTTTTTAATGGACGATGATAGGAACGTGTATTTTATGGAAATGAATACACGAATTCAAGTTGAACATCCTGTCACAGAACAGGTTACAGGAATTGATCTGATTAAAATCCAAATTATGGTTGCAAGGGATCAAGAACTGCCTTTTACACAAAAAGACATTAAAATTAAAGGACATGCAATCGAATGTAGAATTAACGCAGAAGATCCTAAATCTTTTGCGCCATGGCCTGGGAAGATTACTGCGTATTCGAGCCCTGGCGGTTTAGGGGTTCGAGTCGATGGTTTTGTGTATCATGGATATACTGTGGTGCCCTATTATGATTCTATGCTAACTAAGTTGATTGTGACCGCAGACAATAGAGAACTTGCTATCAAAAAAATGGAGTGCGCATTGCAAGAATTTATAGTTGATGGAATACGCACAAACATTCCGTTTCATTTAGAAGTCTTGAAGCATCCTGAATTTGTTCAAGGTAAGCATTCAACTCGATTTTTAGAACGCGCTGGCTTTATAAAATAA
- the accB gene encoding acetyl-CoA carboxylase biotin carboxyl carrier protein, protein MVDVAKIEKLMALMATHGFDVIQAESSEEKINLARNVSQTTVFQPQNSQNNTPTPEIKTNSNAALEVRQENQVLTANQNASNNTPQGETITSPFVGTFYRAPSPDSDPFVDVGAKIKKGQTLCIVEAMKLLNEIESEIDGEVVAILAENGKPVEFGSPLFIVAPSK, encoded by the coding sequence ATGGTTGATGTGGCTAAAATAGAAAAATTAATGGCTTTAATGGCAACACATGGTTTTGATGTGATACAGGCGGAGTCTTCAGAAGAGAAAATAAATCTTGCTCGAAATGTTTCGCAAACAACAGTATTTCAACCACAAAACTCTCAAAATAATACTCCTACTCCTGAAATAAAAACAAATTCGAATGCCGCATTAGAAGTGCGACAGGAAAATCAAGTCTTAACAGCAAATCAAAATGCTTCAAATAATACTCCTCAAGGTGAAACAATCACAAGTCCATTTGTTGGGACATTTTATAGAGCACCCAGTCCAGATTCTGATCCATTTGTAGATGTTGGCGCAAAAATTAAAAAAGGACAGACACTTTGCATTGTTGAGGCAATGAAACTCTTAAACGAAATTGAGTCAGAAATTGATGGCGAAGTTGTTGCAATTCTCGCAGAAAATGGAAAACCTGTAGAATTTGGTTCTCCATTATTTATTGTGGCTCCAAGTAAATAA
- a CDS encoding ATP-dependent Clp protease proteolytic subunit: protein MPNHDDLSSILEASTQKKLFDQRIIVLSEAIHAASAKKVIERLLALEAADPTKEIWLFLNSPGGEVNSGFGIYDTIRFIRPDVKIVVTGLAASAATVILLAADAQYRFSMPNSRLLIHQPLIGGNIQGQASDIEIHAKEILKTREKIAELYTKETKQPIERVRRDIERDYWMTAQEALEYGLLSRIITSWNEVR from the coding sequence ATGCCGAACCACGATGATTTGTCCTCAATATTGGAAGCCTCTACCCAAAAAAAACTTTTTGATCAACGAATTATTGTCCTTTCTGAGGCAATTCACGCGGCATCTGCTAAAAAAGTGATTGAACGTCTTTTAGCGTTAGAAGCGGCAGATCCTACAAAAGAGATTTGGTTGTTTTTAAACAGTCCAGGCGGAGAGGTCAATTCAGGATTTGGAATCTATGACACCATTCGTTTTATTAGACCGGATGTAAAAATAGTTGTAACTGGACTCGCAGCGAGTGCTGCAACGGTTATTTTACTTGCTGCTGATGCACAATATCGTTTCTCGATGCCAAACTCAAGACTGCTGATTCACCAACCATTAATTGGTGGAAATATTCAAGGCCAAGCATCAGACATTGAAATTCATGCAAAAGAAATTTTAAAAACCAGAGAAAAAATTGCAGAACTTTACACTAAAGAAACCAAACAACCAATTGAACGTGTGCGAAGAGATATCGAACGAGATTATTGGATGACAGCGCAAGAAGCACTCGAATATGGACTTTTATCCAGAATAATTACTTCTTGGAATGAAGTTCGTTAG
- the efp gene encoding elongation factor P, with amino-acid sequence MYDTREFRRGLKVLINNDPWIIVDFQHVSPGKGAAFTRTKVKNLRTGQVVEQNIKSGDKLEKPDVEERNMQFLYNDTEGYHFMDTANFEQISLSNAEVADTKNYLIENSVIKVVFFNGKPIGVETDTFVELKVVETTLGVRGDTATGGTKPAKLETGLVVNVPFHIHEGDILRIDTREGVYVDRVNRK; translated from the coding sequence ATGTATGATACCCGCGAATTTCGCAGGGGGCTAAAAGTTCTTATCAATAATGATCCCTGGATAATAGTTGATTTTCAACACGTTAGTCCTGGAAAAGGTGCAGCATTTACCCGCACAAAAGTAAAAAACTTAAGAACTGGTCAAGTTGTTGAGCAAAACATTAAAAGTGGCGACAAACTTGAAAAGCCTGATGTTGAAGAGAGAAATATGCAGTTTCTCTACAATGATACAGAGGGTTATCATTTCATGGATACAGCAAATTTTGAGCAAATTTCCCTTTCAAATGCAGAGGTTGCTGATACAAAAAATTATTTAATTGAAAACTCTGTGATTAAAGTTGTATTTTTTAACGGCAAACCAATTGGTGTTGAAACAGATACTTTTGTTGAACTTAAAGTTGTTGAAACAACTCTAGGAGTCAGAGGGGATACGGCAACAGGGGGCACCAAGCCTGCTAAGCTTGAAACGGGTCTTGTCGTAAATGTGCCTTTTCATATTCACGAAGGGGACATTTTAAGAATTGATACACGAGAAGGTGTCTATGTAGATAGAGTAAACCGAAAATAA
- a CDS encoding D-alanine--D-alanine ligase family protein, whose amino-acid sequence MVVRKKFEKVVAVLFGGRSSEHEVSLRSALFILKNMPEKYGIVPVGINRDGMFFSLEGVFQSDDFANFALEDLVTITQGNSPFAMPNIKNQKTTLLPYVLDKLLDDALSCDYGSATDKKPYRILNFDANCIFPVLHGQNGEDGRFQGLLELAEIAYVGCDLRSSVVGIDKDIQKRLARDAGVAVANYCVVQNELFFENKNQILEHIEQNISYPCFVKPNALGSAVGTGKAHNRIQLEQLLHEALMFDQKALVEEIMVGTEVECAFLGSSYKPRISIAGEIAPKDFYSYAEKYDSSSEAALFIPARLSSEKMHELQNNARKIALATGISGLCRIDFWNCKNTNKFVFNEINTMPGLTSISMFPKLWEQEGVFGKSWIEELIEAAYQRKKRLDNSQYGIKATT is encoded by the coding sequence ATGGTCGTGCGTAAAAAATTTGAAAAAGTGGTCGCGGTTTTATTTGGAGGTCGTTCCAGTGAGCATGAAGTGTCATTGCGTTCAGCACTGTTTATATTAAAAAATATGCCTGAAAAATATGGCATTGTGCCTGTAGGGATCAATCGAGATGGCATGTTTTTTAGTTTAGAAGGTGTTTTTCAATCTGACGATTTTGCAAATTTTGCTCTAGAGGATCTCGTCACAATCACACAAGGCAACAGCCCTTTTGCAATGCCAAATATAAAAAACCAAAAAACAACATTATTGCCTTATGTTTTAGATAAGCTCCTCGATGATGCTCTCAGTTGTGACTATGGTTCTGCAACAGATAAAAAACCTTATCGAATTTTAAACTTTGATGCGAATTGTATTTTTCCTGTTTTGCATGGTCAAAATGGAGAAGACGGGCGCTTTCAGGGTCTGTTAGAGCTTGCTGAAATTGCGTATGTGGGCTGTGATCTGCGATCGAGTGTTGTGGGTATAGATAAAGATATTCAAAAACGTCTTGCTCGCGATGCAGGCGTTGCGGTTGCAAATTATTGCGTTGTGCAAAATGAATTATTTTTTGAAAATAAAAATCAGATACTCGAACACATTGAACAAAATATCAGTTATCCATGTTTTGTAAAACCAAATGCGTTGGGATCTGCGGTTGGTACAGGAAAAGCGCACAATCGGATACAGCTTGAGCAGCTTTTGCACGAGGCTTTAATGTTTGATCAAAAAGCATTGGTAGAAGAGATCATGGTTGGCACTGAGGTTGAGTGTGCTTTTCTTGGTAGTTCTTATAAGCCCAGAATTTCTATCGCAGGAGAGATAGCGCCAAAAGATTTTTACTCTTATGCAGAAAAATACGATAGCAGCTCAGAGGCAGCATTATTTATTCCTGCCCGGTTGTCATCGGAAAAAATGCATGAACTGCAAAACAATGCCCGAAAAATTGCATTGGCCACAGGCATTTCTGGTTTATGTCGCATTGACTTTTGGAATTGTAAAAATACAAATAAGTTCGTGTTTAATGAAATTAATACCATGCCTGGTTTAACCTCAATTAGTATGTTTCCAAAGTTATGGGAGCAAGAAGGTGTTTTTGGTAAAAGCTGGATAGAAGAGTTGATAGAAGCTGCATATCAGCGTAAAAAACGTTTAGATAACAGTCAATACGGGATAAAAGCGACTACCTAA
- a CDS encoding ribonucleoside-diphosphate reductase subunit alpha, which produces MATSSYRPYHPKVNFSDLNLSNVNFSASLQNIILDVRPLIELGREYSYVAASVLSEQLRLEVFSTIGLKTDISSLPEQQKQYPTLADYVHYGTENGQLSRRLRELDLIYLNSCIRHERNYLFDYLGAHTLYDRYLLHKKGMRYETFQHFWMRIAMGVALAEGNAQEATQRAAEFYDVISQMLYVPSTPTLFNSGTNHSQMSSCFLTTTQDDLLDIYRQYSDNAMLSKYAGGLGNDWTNIRASGSWIKGTNGRSQGVIPFIKVQDSSTIAVNQGGKRKGAVCAYLEAWHLDIEDFLELRKNTGDERRRTHDMNTASWIPDLFLERVENNADWTLFCPSEVSDLHDTYGITFKHLYEEYEKKAALGQMQNYKKVSAVQLWRKILTMIFETGHPWVTFKDPCNLRSSQRHVGVVHSSNLCTEITLNTNSEETAVCNLGSINLKAVFQSENPAKTLANAVKVGMRMLDNVITENFYPIASAATANHRHRPVGLGFMGFQNVLYMKKIPYSKPEALWLSEKIAEFISYHAVKASAELAKERGSYSTFLGLTWSKGQVPKDTITELGAHVLLPTIPSEFIDSKGQSQSCEKLLAADGFNFDLNWDELRTMVANGMRNSLCLAIAPTATISNISNCTQSIEPTYKNLYVKSNMGGDYTIINEYLIDDLKALGLWNAELARELKRYDGSLESLNLPLEIKELYKTAFDIDPEQLIRCAAVRQVHIDQAQSLNLYMSAPSGRKIDEMYRYAWHCGLKTTYYLRTIAATSVEKSSLSSKKRNVTLSSEIKACSIDNPECESCQ; this is translated from the coding sequence ATGGCAACATCCTCTTACAGGCCCTATCATCCTAAAGTCAATTTTTCTGATTTAAATCTATCGAATGTTAATTTTTCTGCTTCATTGCAGAATATTATACTTGATGTTCGTCCATTGATTGAGTTGGGTAGGGAGTATTCTTATGTTGCGGCAAGTGTTTTGTCTGAACAGCTGCGACTAGAAGTTTTTAGCACAATAGGCTTAAAAACTGACATTTCGAGTTTGCCAGAACAACAAAAACAATACCCAACACTTGCTGATTATGTACATTACGGAACAGAAAATGGCCAATTATCAAGACGATTGCGTGAGCTCGATTTGATTTATTTAAATTCTTGTATTCGTCATGAGCGTAATTATTTGTTTGATTACTTAGGTGCTCATACTCTTTATGATCGTTATTTACTGCACAAAAAAGGAATGCGCTATGAAACATTTCAGCACTTTTGGATGCGCATTGCGATGGGAGTGGCATTAGCCGAAGGGAATGCACAAGAGGCAACACAACGTGCGGCAGAATTTTATGATGTGATTTCTCAAATGCTGTATGTTCCAAGTACTCCTACATTATTTAACTCAGGAACCAATCACTCTCAAATGTCTTCTTGTTTTTTGACAACAACTCAAGATGATTTGCTTGATATCTATAGACAGTATTCTGATAACGCAATGCTTTCTAAATATGCGGGTGGACTTGGCAATGATTGGACAAATATTCGTGCAAGCGGTAGCTGGATCAAAGGAACAAATGGCCGTTCACAAGGTGTGATTCCTTTTATAAAAGTACAAGACTCTTCAACTATTGCAGTTAATCAAGGTGGCAAGCGCAAAGGCGCTGTTTGTGCGTACCTTGAAGCTTGGCATCTTGATATTGAAGATTTTCTTGAACTCAGAAAAAATACAGGCGATGAGCGCCGTCGTACACACGATATGAATACAGCAAGTTGGATACCTGATTTGTTTTTAGAACGTGTTGAAAACAATGCTGATTGGACTCTGTTTTGTCCTTCAGAAGTGAGTGATTTGCATGATACATATGGTATTACATTTAAACATCTTTACGAAGAATATGAGAAAAAAGCCGCTTTAGGACAAATGCAAAATTATAAAAAAGTTTCTGCAGTGCAGCTTTGGCGTAAAATTTTAACGATGATTTTTGAAACAGGTCATCCTTGGGTTACTTTCAAAGATCCATGTAATTTACGCAGCTCGCAACGTCATGTTGGTGTTGTGCATAGCAGTAATTTATGCACAGAAATTACATTAAATACCAATTCAGAAGAAACAGCTGTTTGTAATTTGGGTTCTATCAATTTAAAAGCAGTTTTTCAGTCAGAAAATCCAGCAAAAACGCTAGCAAATGCGGTTAAAGTTGGAATGCGCATGCTTGATAACGTGATTACAGAAAACTTTTATCCAATTGCTTCTGCAGCCACAGCAAATCACCGTCATCGTCCTGTAGGTTTAGGGTTTATGGGATTTCAAAATGTTTTGTATATGAAGAAAATTCCATACTCCAAACCAGAAGCTTTATGGCTTTCAGAAAAAATAGCAGAATTTATTAGTTATCATGCTGTCAAAGCTTCGGCAGAATTGGCAAAAGAACGTGGTTCTTACTCTACATTTTTAGGATTGACATGGTCAAAAGGACAAGTTCCTAAAGACACCATAACCGAATTGGGGGCTCATGTTTTATTACCAACAATCCCATCAGAGTTTATAGATTCTAAGGGTCAGTCACAATCTTGCGAAAAATTACTTGCTGCAGATGGATTCAATTTTGATCTCAATTGGGATGAGTTACGCACAATGGTTGCAAATGGAATGAGAAACAGTTTGTGTTTGGCAATTGCACCAACAGCGACAATTTCAAACATCTCAAACTGCACACAATCCATTGAACCTACGTATAAAAATCTCTATGTTAAAAGTAACATGGGCGGTGATTATACGATTATTAATGAATATTTAATTGATGATCTCAAAGCTTTAGGATTGTGGAATGCAGAACTTGCACGTGAGCTCAAACGATATGATGGTTCTTTAGAATCTCTTAATTTACCACTCGAGATCAAAGAATTATACAAAACAGCATTTGATATTGATCCAGAACAATTGATTCGTTGTGCTGCGGTTCGTCAAGTGCATATTGATCAAGCACAAAGTTTAAATCTGTATATGTCTGCTCCAAGCGGTAGAAAAATTGATGAAATGTATCGTTATGCTTGGCATTGTGGTTTGAAAACCACTTATTATTTAAGAACAATTGCAGCTACAAGTGTTGAAAAATCAAGTCTTTCTTCTAAAAAAAGAAATGTGACCTTGTCTTCAGAAATTAAAGCGTGCTCGATTGACAATCCAGAATGTGAGTCGTGTCAATAA